The uncultured Carboxylicivirga sp. genomic interval AAACTAATTACAAAACAAATGAAAAGAGATACAGTCATCTTTGACCTGATCAAAAAAGAATACGATCGTCAAAAAAACGGTATTGAATTAATTGCTTCTGAAAATTTTGTGAGTGAGCAAGTAATGGAAGCTCAGGGTTCGTGTTTAACCAACAAATACGCCGAAGGATATCCAGGCAAACGTTATTACGGAGGTTGTCAGGTAGTGGATCAAACCGAGCAATTGGCTATTGATCGTGCCTGCGAACTTTTTGGAGCGGAATATGCCAACGTTCAACCACACTCGGGGGCACAAGCTAATGCTGCAGTGTTTTTTGCCTGTTTGAAGCCAGGTGATACTTTTATGGGATTGGATTTGGCTCATGGTGGTCACCTTACACATGGTTCGCCTGTTAACTTCTCTGGTGTAACTTACCACGCCATTTCATACCACGTAAAAGAAGATACCGGCTTGGTTGATTACGACGAAATGGAAACCTTGGCTCGTGAGCAAAAACCTAAAATGATTATTGCAGGTGCATCGGCTTACTCGCGCGAATGGGATTACGCCCGTATGCGTCGTTTGGCTGATGAAATTGGTGCTTTATTGCTTTGCGACATGGCTCACCCTGCCGGTTTAATTGCCAAAGGCAAATTGAACAACCCGGTTGAGCATTGCCACATTGTTACAACCACTACTCATAAAACACTTCGCGGACCTCGCGGTGGTATGATTTTGATGG includes:
- the glyA gene encoding serine hydroxymethyltransferase gives rise to the protein MKRDTVIFDLIKKEYDRQKNGIELIASENFVSEQVMEAQGSCLTNKYAEGYPGKRYYGGCQVVDQTEQLAIDRACELFGAEYANVQPHSGAQANAAVFFACLKPGDTFMGLDLAHGGHLTHGSPVNFSGVTYHAISYHVKEDTGLVDYDEMETLAREQKPKMIIAGASAYSREWDYARMRRLADEIGALLLCDMAHPAGLIAKGKLNNPVEHCHIVTTTTHKTLRGPRGGMILMGKDYENPFGIKTPKGETKMMSAVLDFAVFPGQQGGPLEHVIAAKAVAFGEALSDDYGVYIEQVQKNAQVMAEEFIKKGYKIISGGTDNHLMLIDLRTKFPDITGKQVENILVKADITLNKNMVPFDSRSPFTTSGIRVGTSAVTSRGLKEADMVTIVDFIDEVISNIDNDEVIAGVCKKVNALMADKPMFAW